Sequence from the Drosophila innubila isolate TH190305 chromosome 3L unlocalized genomic scaffold, UK_Dinn_1.0 0_D_3L, whole genome shotgun sequence genome:
atgctcTCTAACTTTGGTCCGGGTATTTACCAGTCGATAAATGTGTTGTGTAAcaagtttgtgtgtgttttagttttagttttttttttttttgttttgagtgtttaataaagttaatgaGTTTTTGCATTCAAGGAGAAGGCAGCTACCAAAGCGGCATTATAGCAGATGTCAGAAGCTACAGAACTGTTGagttttagtttctttttgttttgcatatgCAAAACTATTTAACCTTTATctaagcaacaaatttacCCATGCCAAAGGCAACTCTACACAATAGTAAACATTTCTAAGGTCTGAATAACAACGgcagacaaaaaaaagcatgatattaaaaattcccATTTGCAGtccacaaacaacaacttaatTCTGATTCCATTTCCTTGACTCAAGTTTTACTGTAGCAACTTTAGatactaattttttaaatttttaacataatacAAGTATATTGTATTTGACTTGAATTTCTCTGGGCATTGTACTCAAGTTTGCACTTCAAATGTGTCGAGCACAGACCAAAAATAAGAAGATGAAGATACACAGTCTACGGTCttgttaaagttaaaaatttattggaattgtattgtatatttaacTGAAAGAAGTTGGTATATTGTCTGTAGTTGAatctttttagcttttttatgATCTGCATGCATGAATTTACGAAATGCCTTCAACTCAATTTCTTTTTGGTAATTTAACTTTGGCACCTCTTCGCtcaccttttattttattgcatattcAATTAGATTTTTACCTCTGCTTCTCTTTATTCTCTCGTTTTCTTCTTCAATCAGTATCCATTTGCTGACACAACGAAGAAGGACATTTTGTGGGCTGGGGAAACTCGTTATGCTGTCaccttaattattattttggcatttcaagtaacatttaattatgcaaaatattttcgcTGTTCATTTAAGCGAGGATGCCCCGAGTCGCGGATATCTTAAAATGATCCTTTTGTTTACCCAGTCCGCTGTGATATAAGctttatttgccattttgtttgtaCTTGCTTCTGGCTTAGTTGCTAGGACACGCCTCGAGTGACAGCCCCTATGGCCCCTCTTGCTCAGACTTTATTGTGAGACCTTAACTCGTGCTATAGTTTTACAGTTGTGTATCTCGCCCAACTTAGTTACTTGCCAACAACAATCTGAGACAAGTCAACTGACTGGCGAACTGGCGAACTGGCAAACTTCTGCCTGAAAATTCTTTCTAGTTACATTGTTGTgatgatttttgttgttgttgctgttactctTACtactgttatttttgttgttattgtttggtGTTGGTGTTTACTTAGCGGCTTCTTTTgtgttggttggttggttggtttcTTTGGTTGTTTTAGTTGATATTGTAACAGGAATCGGCAACATTTTTGCAGAGCTGCCTTTTGCTCAGCTATTTGGCATTCGTGTGTTTGTTTTACCAAAAACCCCCAACCCAACCCAACCCAATCAGCCCCAACCCAACCCAACCCAACCGAACTCGGCCATTAAGAACAACAAACCAACGAACCCAACTAACCAACGAGGCGTTGCTTTAATTGAGTTCACAATAAACATTGTAGTTGGTTTCTGCTTTTGCTCTGcactattaaataaacatttacacTCGATTTAAATGGACACACAGACCATTGTTAAACAATTTCGAAGTTTGCTGTTTAAACAGCCATTCCATTTGTACGCGGCACTCCACTTATTTGTGGGTAacttgatattgaaattgtttgctAACTGAAAACTTAAGCGATTTGCCCTCATTgatattgtttatataattgtGCGAGACAACCCATTTTCTGAGTCTACAGCTGCCTCAGCAGcccaaataaatttacaagtcAGTTTACTAAAATTGATAGagaaatgtatctgtatttttattaatactaaTAAGTTCCAGTTTctcatattatatatttttactcactgcttatttttattcactgaaaggtatttttattttatttttttttgatttagtaTACGATTATCCACATAAACTCAATTGCTGTCGACCACTTTCAAAAGCCAAGTTAATCGTTTTTCTACCTTTGTCTTGGCTTATCCTTGCCACTCTTTCCTCAATATATCCATTTACTGTCTGCTTAAGTTACAGatcaaaagaaaacttaaactGCCTGATTTTCTtgccatttcatttcattttatccCATAGCATCGCATCGCATCTAATCCGATATGTTGCTTGGCAAATTAACAGCATACATCATTGAACTGTAAGCCGGAAAATAAACGGGAAAGCAAACGCCAACATTTTGGCTGTTTTAGCCAGTTACTTTTACTCCTGTTCTAGTTTCTGTTTCTCATTTTGCGGAAGCTTCCGACTGCCTATCTTGTAAGCCATTCATTAAACAAAGACTAACAGATGCTCAAGGAATAGAACTagttaagtaaattaaagtgAGCAAGGGTCAACTGaaataaattactatttaAGAAACTTAAAATCCAGTTGTAGTTTTTCATATGTTATGCCGCATTCTTCGGTGTGCATTCACTTGActgcaaaagaaaatatgtggaaaaactaacaaaaatgttaacaataTATGGTAGCTCAAGCGGAAGTATCACTTAGGGCCAAAACGTGAACCTTGCACAACCGAAAACTCTTCAAGACGATGAGGGAAAAAAACAGGAACTCGAGTGTGTCACTGACTGGCAGACTGACTGGTTGACTGTCCGAATATCCTTCTGTCGAAGTAGCCAAAAAAAGGCGGAAAGAATGTGTCAATAATGACTAATGGCCAGGCCGGAAAGACGAAAGTGTACGATGTTGTCCGAGGCCCATCCGTTTATTGTTTGGGGCATTTGTTACCCAGATTCCGCTTATGCGTATCGTCTTTtgccatttatatttatttttgcatatctTCAGCAAATTTTTTCTTGCAACTCATGATGTTGAAATGATTGAGGCCTCCCCTTTTTAtttccttcttcttttttttatggatgAGTCCCAGttggtttttgcttttaatttcaaattctgAGGAACTTTTTAGCTTCATTTTGTGCTTTCGGGGGATTTTAAATGAGGTAGGCAAATGGAAACATTAAGAAAAAGTTTCGGCttatacaacacacacacatacagaaacagagagagggaATGCTTGCagaacttttaattattttaagcttgtttaattcatttacaaccaaaagaaaatgtcAAACTTTTGACGAAAGACGgttataaattgttaaattgcttttaacaatttgtattGCTTTTCAATCACATTTGAAGTTCTGTTGGAATTTCCTATGTCTGAAACGGTTCTCAAAGCAAcatgaaagaaaatttaaaataaaaagtagtTTGATTTTCCCAGAACAGTGGATCGATAAGTAATTTAGAACAAACAAATACGCCTCATTATAAAGAACTTGACCAGAAGAAAAGAAACATCTCAAATGTCAAGAAACCCAAGCTCATTACAACTCACAAAATAcgagtttgtttgtgtgtgtatatttggaaaaaaaaattcttttctcTCCCAATGAAAACACGTGCCACATTTCCGTTTGAAACCCCAACGCAATGACAAATCTTTGTGGTCCGGATCCGGAGTCGAGGCACAATTATGGTCAGCAAATAAAATGCTCATCAGCTGGCATAAAAGGCACTCAGGCCAAGTACACTGAagaaaaagaccaacttctaaaatcaagaatatgcatctttaacattttgttctaaaaataagaaaattttaagaccatattactaattttaagaatattaatctaaaaagtcaaagaaaattataaatttaaaaatcatttttattttatttatttttggattttaatttcaagaacatttattcttaaaataagaacttggtattgtttgaaatgttcttaaaaccaagaagagttttcttaatttaagagttTTGTGTTCTCGacacattttttagaccaTAATTCTTAGtattgagaccaaaatcttgattttagaacattttttttatcagtgtagggAGCAGAAGTTGTTGTTACATCTGGAGGGCAGTATAAATAACTGTGCCGGAGTAGGCACCCAAtgcaaaacaaactaaaattataccAAGCAAGTCTGGGAATTTTACGGCCAAGGGCGGCTCCTCAATGCGGTCTGCAATTTTTTGTTACGTATACGCCTAGGTGTGCGACTGCACACTACATTCAAGATAcaagtatgtatatgtgtgcttGTGCTCTAGgtaattaatgtttttctGTGGTCCTGGTCCTGCTGAGCATCCTCGTCCTGGTTTTAGCTCGTGCTCCTCATACAGCTCCAACTTCCGTCGGCCAGTGCGAAAATAAGTGAACGTAAAGTTTACGCAAACAGGAAATTGTTATTGCTTTGTCGCCTTAAAAACCACTTACCTTGTAAAATGATAAAACTGAAACATACCCTGCAAAGTTGCTTAAAAGAAATTGAGTATTCCGACAAGTGTttgacataattaaataatttgtagtgCATGAATAATTTCATTGACTTTGAATAAcagataaagaaaataaaaaagtaatgaAATTTCTTGTGGGcactaaaataattaaataacatattcgtaatgtttaaaaagtgacaaattacaaatacatttacttGACGCGGATATGtataaatgttggatcatttataatttttgcttaacccagatctaactataatttttttttttcgctacagttcataatttatttttaattgtatttgtatttttaatctttaacttaatttttatacttggtaattttttgtttgccgactgcttttagtcgtgcataaataaaataaatatatttgatttaatcattttacaattaataaaatactcaCATGGTGGAGAAATATAGTttctaaatacattttgttgtttagctcaaaaaaatcaaaagacaTTGGTATAATATACCCTATCAGTGTTGAACCAAAGGGCATAAGTAGgcagtgagacagagagactgAAGTGAGTGTCAACATGAGCTTGTAGAATATTAAAGAGCTGTACGAATTTGTAGCCTGGGTCAATGGGTCATTGACTTGCTGATGTgccactgtatgtatgtattgtgtatttttttatgtttctgTGTATGTTCGTTTTactgtaaatgtgtgtgcgagCGTAATTAAGATCCTATCTCAATGTGTTGAAATCTAGGCCCAAGTCTTTGCCTTCAGTTTGATTGCACGGCTTTTCGGCTTACATTTCCCACAACAACTTAAAGATTGACGTATTTGGCCTTTCAGTAGTCGGAACTTTTATTCGttctgtcaatttttttcaatcaaCTGAATTGACGGCCTCGTGTTGAGCTATGACAGTCACTTGGGTGTGGCTTTTTTACGCCTGGCAATTTGTGGAACATTTCACGCACTTTGATGTAATTGATGACCACTGTGCCGCAGTACAAGTACAATGTGGGCGTAGGACACTTGGCCATGCCCCACAGTAAGTAATTTAATGCAATGGACATGAAGTCTTCCTCTTTAAGAccgttcttattgttgttattcctTGGTCAGTTTTAGGTGCTGCCCAGAAGCCTGACATGCACCATTTATATGGCCAACATATTTTAAGCATGTTTATGCGATAGAATCGAAACGACAACACTAGAAGAGACAATGAGatgaaagagaaagaagagaAATGAAGAGAGAGTAGGGATGttaaaagcaaagcagcaGTTGGCGCTTGGCTTTTGTTTACGGAAGTTGATGGCCAAAAAGGTTCATTCACTTGGCGCCAGTTTTGGCTGTCAGTTTTGATCGATTTGAGCTTGACCCTgtcatttattaatatttgctaCCTCTGCCAGCAAGTTatactatattaaataaacgtTGACTGATTTATGCCCCTGCCAAACAACTTAACTCTCTGAATTATACTGCATTAAATCCACAAGACAAAGTCAAACTATGCTTGTTTCAAGCCATGTCTCATTTTCATGGCCTGAACGACTTTTATCAAAGCGTTGATATCGCATAATAGTCATTAATCATTGCAGTTGATTAGTTCTTAGTTTATGGATTAACTATGTGAAAGGGTTCCTTCATTAAGGGGCTTATAAAATGTTGCGTAGATTATGACGTCtgatttctattttaaaaatgactCAAAAGTGCAGTTGAATGCACCAAATTTATTGTCAGTTTCAACAACTTTGcacttttgataaattttagcTATTGAAGCGATTTAAAggtgaaaaattcaaaatgttttatgcAACTTTATAGCTCGTGTGAAATGAATGCAAACGCTTGAATAACCAATTATGTGGTGtggcaaaagaaaaaccacTGAGAAAACTTTCAATTTGCTCAGCCAAGTATCGAAATGGGTGGCAATCAAGCGAAtgcaagtaaaataaaatataataaagcaTAAGCCACAATAAGTGGTTCAATAGAGTTCCAAACCGCAAGCGAAAccacaagaacaaaaaaataaaatataaactgtataaaaacttttcaatttggcCACCAAATTTGAGCAATTTTCTCAGCGGCGAATTTTGGCGCTAagcaaaaagagaaaagtaagtgtgtgtatgtgtgtatatgttgaGAGctgacaaaaaattgaaattgcaaacgACAAGAGGGAAATTATGGATTATGCAAAGTTGTTGAAACGCTGACGATATTTTGACAGCTCCCAATGTGATACATAATGCATGCCAATTGagatgcatttttttttagcgcagCTCGATCAGAATACAGATTAGAAATATTCAATgttcaatttattatacatatattcaactTAAATCGATGAATATTGTGGACGAATCATcatttttacagtttttagAGCTCGATATCCCTTCCAGTTGTACCACCAAATGCTCTGTTCATTATGAACTTCTCTATCAAAGTATTTGCCATTGAGGTtactgcaaaaatatatagaaatagatatgaaaattaaaatatatgaagaaACACtcataataaaatgaataaagttAGAAAACACATGTTAGTTTTGAGAACTTTtcaagttattattataagaataaatgcttttaaattctagttaacaaacaaaaaaaattataaagattttaaaatttataattttttattgttgttttatacatatattttgtaattggcTTGGTATTCTTATAAATgttctttttaatatgtttttctttgaaaaaatgtgCGATTCGAAACTCgcgtttgtttttaaattaaactctaATCATAGCGCCACAGGGCCACTATtggtattaaataaaatataacataattgtaatttcctaacaatttataatatttttgttatattaagaactgcgattttttttagattattattcttagtattagtaatttggtctttaaatgggcttattttaaaaaaaaatatttaatattttctggtttttagaagttggtcttacTTTCGGTGTATGTATACACTTTCCCATTCAAGAAGTGTTTACTTACCTATTTCCGAAAAAGTTGTACCACCAGCCACTTGCATAATATTCGGCACAATTGCCTGTCCCCCAACCATCGTTATCCCGGTCAAAGGTTGTGAATTTGTCGTAGAGATTGTAGCTAAGAGCATTGCCGGCAGTGCCTGAATAGGCTCCAAGTGATTTCAGCATATATTTCTCCTGCTCGCTGCCAATGCGAAAGGTGTCGTACCGGGCATGACGAACCTCACTTTGGAAATCCATCAACTCAATGTACAGCTCATAAGGCCGAGATGTTGTCATGCGATGCAGTTTCTCCAGACCCATAAAGAACTCTCCCTGCAGATTACCAAAACCTTCGCGATATTCAGACCAGTTCCTGTAAAAGTTTTCACTGCCATCGAAACGACGTTGAACCACTGTCCATCCGTTTCCGGCCGTTTGACCATCGCAAAGAACCTCAAATTTTCCAATACCGGCTATACTAATCTCATGAATACTCGTCGAGTTTTCAAATGGAACACAATTAATTGGAAACTCTTGAATTTTCACGGCATTCGTTTGTTTGGCATTGTAAATTTGAAGAAGAATCGAATCGTTCAAACTCGACAATTGGGTTTTCAATGCCTTTACAGCCGCTGTGTTCTCATCAATTTGAGCTTTAAGCAAAGTAATCTGGTCCTCATTGTTGTCATCTTGAGAAGTCTTTTGCTCCAACGCGGTTATTAGATCATCCTTGTACTTGATTTTCTCAATATACAATGCTTCGAGATCCTTGAATATGGAAACATTTACTTTAAGTTCTGTCAACTTCTCTTCTAGCTTCGCAATTTGTTCATCTTTAGATAAGATCACATTGTCACAGTTTTCAatcttgttgttggttttcaCTGCGTTCTCAAGGAGAGGTTTTATCGCATTATAACAATAAGAATCGCACTGATCATTCAAGTCCACAATTTCCTACGAAATCagacatttacatttatatagttaataattgaacacatacaaatttctttgCACAAAACTCACATAATCGTTATCATTTGAACGGGATCGCGCTGTCACTGATACAAAAAGTAgcagaaatttaataaaaatcacgTACTTAAATCTCATGTTGAAAATTCAACTTGCTTCCCGCTGTACGTCTGAAACAAAACTGAAGCTGAGGTTCAAATAGCGGATTCATATAACGAAATGAATTGCCTTCCTTATCaaaaatgtgtgtatatgGCAGTAttctacatatatgtatgtgtcttAGCTCGGTGTTTGTATtgctacacacacaaatgcaatGTCCAAATGTGATTGTAATAATGCTGTTGTGTCAGCGGAATGTTTTCTCGAACAACTCGTCGTCGATCCGACAAACAAACGCCTCAATTTGATAATATTCACATGGCAGTAAAGTTAAGTTCGGGGAAGAACCTGAATAAAAACATTGAATAAACATTTCAACGATTCATGCGTACTTTATTCTAAAagctttgattttaattttacaggtttcaattaatttaaatgataaatttataatagagTATACTTTGGtctaattaacattttcactGATTTCAACGAACCATACCGTCTGAGTGGGTACCACCAAATACCCTTTTTATTGCTCTCTCCGCTTTTTAAGTAATTGCCATTGAGATTactacaaatgcaaataaatataattattgttacaCTCTCAGCTAAAATTGTTCTCAcctatttgcatttgaattaaaCCACCAACCACTTTCAAAGTAGTTGGCACAATTTCCACTAAACCACTTATCGTTGTCACTATCGTAGGTTGAGAACTTGTCGTAGAGATTGTAACTTAGGGCATCTCCAGCATTGCCGCTATATGTTCCCAAACTCTTTAGCATATATTTCTCCTGTTCGCTGCCAATGAGAAAATTATCGTATCGAGCTTCATATAACTTGTTCTCAAAATCAACAAGCTCAATATACAGTTCATATGGACGTGATATCGTCAAACGATGTATATATTCAAGACCTAGGAAAAACTCTGAATCGTAGAATCCAAAACCGAAGCGATAAGAATTCCAATCCCTATAGAATCCAAGACTTCCGTCAAAACGTCGCTGGATAACAATCCAGCCAAATTCCGATCCACAAGCATCGCAGAGTACCCGAAATGGAGCGATTCCCGGTACATTTATCAGGTTTACACTCTCCCAGCTATCGAAGTCCAAGCAACTAGTCGCTTCATTCTCatccaaatatttataattagtaCTCAGCAAATTCTTCAAGTTGAGAACTGTAGCTTCTAGAATCGCAATTTGAGCTTTTAATTGTTCTATAAATGCTGTGTGTTTATCCAACAGAGCTTTCTGTGATTGCATCTCGTTATTTACATTAAGATCTGGCTGCTCTAAGACCTCAAATACACTCTCATTAGTTTTGCTGGCAATATTTagtgtattaatatttttataggttGCATTTAATTCAAGATCACCCAAAATTCCTTGTaaatctattatttttatgattttacgTTCGAATAAATTGTCCAACtgaaaataatttctaatCATTATCATCTGAATGACCTAGGAACTTTTACTCACTGCTTTATCTCCATTCGTCGGTGCTGCACTTACGGCAAAGCATCTTAGAATTAGAATATATACTAAACATTTCATATTTGCAGTCATTTTCTCATGGATTATCTTTTTTCTCCCTGCAATGCGAATGAATTACAaagttaaactaaataaaagctGCAACTTGAACTGTGTATAAAGTTTTCACATCTCTCTTATCCACTTATCAATGCTGTCTTATCAGATATTCATTCATCTActactaaatatttaagttacaCTTGCACAACATTCATGAGTCACGCGATCTTCTCtatagtaaatattttcagtccaggcaattaaataataattctatAGATAAGAGACTTATATATATTGCCtgattttattgctttatatATGAATCGGCTTTAGAttcagttaatttaaatatattagctGACAAAAATTAGATAAGAATAGTTTATAAAGTTGTGAATTTAATCGTCAAAATATAGTAAACATATTCCAGTAACTAAAAGCTTTAATTTgagattaaaaaatttaattagaaagtTTAAATGAATcggcatttaaatatatttttacctTTGTTtagttcaaattaattttaaattttcattttgtggccCTTGAAGTTCTATTGCCAAGTTGCtagacatttaaattttgaattaaatttcaatgtttatttaaattttttacttggTTATTAGCTCGTGAGTTTTTCACGTGAACGTCTGgttgttcaatttttaattatatatagtttttttatattatgtgCACCAATACACCCGTAAATACAGAATCAGTAGAGTATATAGATTTCTTTGTTTatattgcaaatatatatgtatatagatcgTAAGCCATTTGCCAGCATATTGAGGTgctaatgtatttataaagcgactttgtatttttagtttgaaaatagaataattgaaaattgaatactgaaatgaaatgaaatgaaattggcCTTTAATCTGTTCATTTTCAATGCCCGATTTATGAAGTGTGAAgcattaatttgatttctcaTGCATACAAATACATTGGAAAATGAATACGTAAACGGCCCAGATACAAATTGGGTCAAAATATGAACAGTTTACAACGCTTTGAAGTCGCTGTCTGTTGCGGCGCATACACTTTGCCCCAAAAtttaactttgaaaattttgggGAATAATATGCAAAGGAAATGCGAAAGGACAAAGGATTTATGGATAAGTTGCTTTAAAGGAATTTAATTAGCTAAACTACAAGAGCAGAATTATGCTGGAAATATTTGAGATACTTGTTAAGCGCCTCAAACTGTTTTCATAATTCAACTGGCAGCTGAGTTTCCTGCATCAATATGGCAATAAATTGGCCATATCTtgctccttctctctctctctctctgtctctctctgtgtgtgtgtactccTTACTGTGTCCGGTCTCCGTTGGCTGTCTCGTATATTGGCGCACGTAGCGACTTTTAAGTGGTTTCTGTGCTTGTGCTTGACCTTAAACTTCAGCATCTGCTTTAGGATAAGCTTGTCAGGGGGATTTGCATCCACAGCTGCATATGCAATGAACCTACACTTCCAAAGCAGCCAGAGAAGCCCATTAAAATCTTGAGAGCGGAAAAGCAGCCACTTTTGACATCCTTGCGAGCAGCTGGTGATGCCTTCATCCGTTGTCTGTCCAGGGTTGGGAGCAGCATATGGACAAGTGCATCAGAATGCAGGCGGGATCATCATAATTCCTTTGCTGCCTGCTAATGAAATTCCAAATAATCAATATGCGAGTACACCCTGACCTTCAGACAGAAccagaacaagaacaagaaccaGAGCCAGAGCATGTGCTGATTATCCGGTCTCCCCCTGTCCCAACCTCTATCCATATTTCTATCTGTGTTTCGCAGATTCTGCTTGTTTTTTGATGGCAATATGAAAAACATTCGGCCCTGGCAATCACAATCAACACACGTCGcaaggcaaaagaaaaaactcgTGTGAGAACAACAGACTGGCACTGCAATTGTtgatttactttatttttccacattttccAACACTTGGGCAGCTCAAGGGTTTACGATCTGCTTACCCAGTGAAGCCCCAACCATACACCATTAGACACAAATTGAAGTCTATTTGATGCTCTGAATACACTTTTTATGCTCCTTGCAACACTTGATTTTTTGGATTTAATATCGAAAGCGTAAAGAAACAAGTTAAAGTCTATACTATTACGTACTGTATACTCTATGGTAGTTCTAAATACTCtttttgagtttatttaatttgtatctcAATTTCTTCCCCACTCTTCAGAACTTTTCAAGcacaaaattattgtatacccctcctttaaagtttaaacactAATTAGAAACAATGGGATTGCTTGGTATTCTCAACTccaaatgttttaattaatgaacattatttaaaatcccataaaattttttcaaattttagatCATAGTTAGTGCATACCGAATTCTACGATTCCCCACAAGCTTTGAAGTTCATCTGGAAAAAAAGTCGGAGAAGTTTTCATATTGCACGCTGTGTAGTTCCAGTGTCCAGTGGTCATTTGTGAAGAGAGTtgagttttttgtttagttttcatCATATGAGCGAGTACGAATGTGTTGTCTACTTTTTGTAACTTGCTTTTCCCTTGCCAGAGCTTTgtgtatatttctttttccatttttgcattttattttgtaaagtGTTTGGAATTGTCTTTGGGTAGTTGGTTGTTAGCATCTTGTGAATTTCCAAATGGACATTACATCAGgcatgaaaattgttgctcttgttgacaattttgttatagctgttgttgttgttgtttctgtagCCATTTGCCATTACTATTTGTAGTTTAttgctttgtttttctctctgtcacactttggtttttttctttgtttgcttattttcACACTCTCAAATGCAAGTTCATTTTATAtctaaatgtatctgtatctgtcaCACACGttcaaaaatacatttgcaaTTCAAACAGAGATAGAGATTGCCATTTAGATAGGAAGTTAGCACAATGCATGActtatatacaataataataaataaaatttgtgatattaatatgtgtattttaatgtataaatatttgtatccaTATGCTTTAAGTAAATGAAATAGAACACAGCTTGGGtctcgaattttatttatttttatacgaACTTAAATTCCACTTATCAATCTATATTtccatgcaaatattttaaactttttgtttgccaaaGTGACAcctaaatatttgaaaatattattttgttttcctgtaatttttatttggacAATTATTAAGACGTTTGCAATGTTTATAACTACGAGAAtattaataatcttattttacaTTCAAAAGTACAAATagcacacataaatattttcaaatggcaacattaaattgtttatagtttataaatttcttaattt
This genomic interval carries:
- the LOC117789266 gene encoding fibrinogen-like protein 1, which gives rise to MRFKYVIFIKFLLLFVSVTARSRSNDNDYEIVDLNDQCDSYCYNAIKPLLENAVKTNNKIENCDNVILSKDEQIAKLEEKLTELKVNVSIFKDLEALYIEKIKYKDDLITALEQKTSQDDNNEDQITLLKAQIDENTAAVKALKTQLSSLNDSILLQIYNAKQTNAVKIQEFPINCVPFENSTSIHEISIAGIGKFEVLCDGQTAGNGWTVVQRRFDGSENFYRNWSEYREGFGNLQGEFFMGLEKLHRMTTSRPYELYIELMDFQSEVRHARYDTFRIGSEQEKYMLKSLGAYSGTAGNALSYNLYDKFTTFDRDNDGWGTGNCAEYYASGWWYNFFGNSNLNGKYFDREVHNEQSIWWYNWKGYRALKTVKMMIRPQYSSI
- the LOC117789267 gene encoding ficolin-1-like; translated protein: MTANMKCLVYILILRCFAVSAAPTNGDKALDNLFERKIIKIIDLQGILGDLELNATYKNINTLNIASKTNESVFEVLEQPDLNVNNEMQSQKALLDKHTAFIEQLKAQIAILEATVLNLKNLLSTNYKYLDENEATSCLDFDSWESVNLINVPGIAPFRVLCDACGSEFGWIVIQRRFDGSLGFYRDWNSYRFGFGFYDSEFFLGLEYIHRLTISRPYELYIELVDFENKLYEARYDNFLIGSEQEKYMLKSLGTYSGNAGDALSYNLYDKFSTYDSDNDKWFSGNCANYFESGWWFNSNANSNLNGNYLKSGESNKKGIWWYPLRRYGSLKSVKMLIRPKYTLL